The following are from one region of the Rhipicephalus microplus isolate Deutch F79 chromosome 1, USDA_Rmic, whole genome shotgun sequence genome:
- the LOC119165453 gene encoding gonadotropin-releasing hormone receptor, with protein MTETDSFNASLNTLPDESDLYGNETGLLNDTNALVPEELLGPRYHKRVRIGIIITMIIISTVGNSVVCCNLLVRQRHRRVSKARVLFLNLAIADLLVACITMTSQVVWEVMGRIWIAGDAFCRFFKFLQTFALVSSTYMLVAIAVDRHIAIATPLAPSPDPWKFATVTWIAACMPSLPNVYVFHSVEVAPGRCFCASIFYDRGTPLYHRQIYMGFVFFMVFIAPLVLLIAFHTGILWALWKHNATSRRVSCQTTSSLSRAKVKTLKMTAVVFGAFLVTNVPYMVQEAILAFGNPGILDANVVALFGVISASNSAINPYIFLYFQRVRKSAADGGFWQTVWHVVVESFTCRLLSRSQSSSQFSTDAADACSPTRRSTKPTTRRGKEERHASRKGCADC; from the exons ATGACTGAAACGGACTCCTTTAACGCATCTTTGAATACACTGCCAGATGAAAGTGACCTATACGGCAATGAGACTGGACTTTTGAACGACACCAACGCCCTAGTACCTGAAGAACTTTTGGGCCCTCGATACCACAAGAGGGTCCGCATTGGCATCATCATAACCATGATCATAATTTCGACCGTTGGGAACAGCGTCGTCTGCTGCAATCTGCTGGTGAGGCAGCGCCACCGCAGAGTGTCCAAGGCCAGAGTGCTGTTTCTCAATCTGGCCATCGCTGACCTGCTGGTTGCCTGCATAACAATGACATCGCAGGTGGTGTGGGAGGTGATGGGTCGCATTTGGATTGCGGGGGACGCGTTCTGCCGCTTCTTCAAGTTTCTGCAGACGTTCGCCCTGGTCTCGTCGACCTACATGCTCGTGGCCATTGCCGTGGACAGGCACATCGCGATTGCCACTCCACTAGCACCCAGTCCGGATCCGTGGAAGTTTGCTACTGTCACCTGGATTGCGGCGTGCATGCCTTCACTGCCGAACGTGTACGTCTTTCACAGCGTTGAGGTGGCTCCGGGAAGGTGCTTCTGCGCGTCCATTTTCTACGACCGGGGCACTCCGCTGTACCACCGCCAGATTTACATGGGATTTGTCTTCTTCATGGTGTTCATTGCCCCGCTCGTGCTGCTCATAGCGTTTCACACTGGTATACTGTGGGCTCTGTGGAAGCACAACGCAACTAGTCGGAGAGTGAGCTGCCAAACCACTTCGTCACTTTCCCGTGCCAAG GTCAAGACGCTGAAGATGACGGCAGTAGTTTTCGGCGCTTTCCTAGTGACCAACGTGCCGTACATGGTCCAGGAGGCGATCCTGGCCTTCGGCAACCCCGGCATACTGGATGCCAACGTGGTCGCGCTGTTCGGCGTCATATCTGCCTCGAACAGCGCCATTAATCCGTACATATTCCTGTACTTCCAACGAGTGCGTAAAAGTGCCGCAGACGGTGGATTCTGGCAAACCGTGTGGCATGTTGTGGTTGAATCGTTCACGTGTCGCCTGCTGAGTCGGTCCCAATCGAGTTCCCAGTTCTCGACTGACGCGGCCGACGCCTGCTCACCGACGCGACGTTCCACAAAGCCCACCACGAGGAGAGGGAAAGAAGAGCGGCACGCGTCAAGAAAAGGATGTGCAGACTGTTGA